In Pseudocalidococcus azoricus BACA0444, a single genomic region encodes these proteins:
- a CDS encoding chlorophyll a/b-binding protein: MTDATKVAKTEDRNAWVFGFTPQAEIWNGRLAMIGFVAALVTELLTKQGVLHFWGLL; the protein is encoded by the coding sequence ATGACAGACGCTACTAAGGTTGCCAAGACAGAAGACCGGAATGCTTGGGTATTTGGCTTTACCCCCCAGGCCGAAATTTGGAATGGTCGTTTGGCCATGATTGGATTTGTTGCTGCCCTTGTGACTGAATTACTCACCAAACAAGGTGTTCTGCATTTCTGGGGTTTACTGTAA
- a CDS encoding cell division protein SepF, with amino-acid sequence MNDVLSLSRGLSGLNSGYEVVIVKPRALSDTTLIVQALRADKAVILNLEDLEISEAQRISDFAAGSTYAINGHQTRLGEAVFLFTPNVIAIQTPNSQTATPATGAPAPQPVS; translated from the coding sequence ATGAATGATGTTCTCTCTTTATCTCGTGGTTTGAGTGGTTTGAATAGTGGCTATGAAGTTGTGATTGTCAAACCGCGGGCCTTGAGCGACACAACCCTAATTGTCCAGGCCTTGCGTGCGGATAAAGCGGTAATCCTTAACTTAGAAGATTTAGAAATTAGTGAAGCCCAACGGATTTCTGATTTTGCCGCCGGGAGTACCTATGCCATTAACGGCCATCAAACCCGCCTCGGCGAAGCGGTGTTTCTATTTACCCCCAATGTGATTGCCATTCAAACCCCCAACTCCCAAACAGCAACTCCGGCAACTGGTGCGCCAGCCCCCCAACCGGTCAGTTAG